The following are encoded together in the Citrus sinensis cultivar Valencia sweet orange chromosome 1, DVS_A1.0, whole genome shotgun sequence genome:
- the LOC102622715 gene encoding LOW QUALITY PROTEIN: 1-Cys peroxiredoxin (The sequence of the model RefSeq protein was modified relative to this genomic sequence to represent the inferred CDS: substituted 1 base at 1 genomic stop codon) — protein MPGLTIGDSVPNLQVQTNQGNFKLHDFIGDSWTIIFSHPGDFTPVCTTELGKMAAYVPEFDKREVKLLGLSCDDVKSHNEWIKDIEAYTPGCKVSXPIIADPNREIIKQLNMVDPDEKDSSGKQLPSRALHIVGPDHQVKLSFLYPASTGRNMDEVVRALDSLQKAMKHKVATPANWKQGDPVVISPSVSSDQAKEMFPQGFQTVDLPSKKEYLRFTNV, from the exons ATGCCTGGCCTCACAATTGGAGATTCTGTTCCCAACCTTCAAGTCCAAACCAATCAAGGAAACTTTAAGCTTCATGACTTCATTGGTGATAGCTGGACCATTATCTTCTCTCACCCAG GTGATTTCACTCCTGTGTGCACAACTGAACTTGGCAAGATGGCTGCTTATGTTCCAGAGTTTGATAAGAGAGAAGTGAAGCTTCTGGGTTTGTCCTGTGATGACGTTAAGTCACACAATGAGTGGATCAAAGACATTGAAGCCTACACC CCTGGTTGCAAGGTCTCATAGCCGATCATCGCAGATCCCAATCGAGAGATCATCAAGCAACTCAACATGGTGGACCCGGATGAAAAAGATTCATCAGGAAAGCAGCTCCCTTCTCGAGCCCTTCATATCGTGGGCCCTGATCATCAG GTGAAACTGAGCTTTCTTTACCCGGCGTCGACTGGCCGGAACATGGATGAAGTAGTAAGAGCATTGGACTCTCTGCAGAAGGCAATGAAGCATAAGGTTGCAACGCCTGCAAACTGGAAGCAGGGAGATCCGGTGGTGATATCACCAAGTGTGTCTAGTGATCAAGCCAAAGAGATGTTCCCTCAAGGTTTTCAGACTGTGGATCTTCCATCCAAGAAAGAGTACTTGCGTTTCACCAATGTCTGA